One window from the genome of Gemmatimonadota bacterium encodes:
- the raiA gene encoding ribosome-associated translation inhibitor RaiA encodes MKVSISARNCRVAQYVQRMAERQVGRLSKFHVRARSADVIFSEEKRTREVEVVMRIEGGPSVVARGEAHDFRTALDQVVGHLSRKLRRLRDRDRDHQAQKPSALPDAG; translated from the coding sequence GTGAAAGTCAGCATCAGCGCCCGTAACTGCCGCGTCGCGCAATATGTCCAGCGCATGGCGGAACGTCAGGTCGGCAGACTCTCGAAATTCCATGTGCGGGCCAGATCGGCCGATGTGATCTTCTCGGAGGAGAAACGCACTCGCGAGGTGGAGGTGGTGATGCGGATCGAGGGAGGCCCGAGCGTCGTGGCGAGAGGAGAGGCTCACGACTTCCGCACGGCCCTGGATCAAGTGGTCGGCCACCTCTCGAGAAAGTTGCGCAGACTTCGCGACCGTGACCGCGACCATCAGGCCCAGAAGCCGAGCGCACTTCCGGACGCCGGATAG
- the nusB gene encoding transcription antitermination factor NusB: MKRAARPFLDRTRARAWAVQVHYHWETALPRGTVLDALAEVAATRHISPARLSYVVELLELLHLRLEEIDARISGNLENWKLSRISRIDRAIIRIASVEILYVDDVHAKVAIQEAVRIADSYGGGDSPGFVNGVLDGIYRRSG, translated from the coding sequence GTGAAGCGTGCCGCGCGCCCCTTCCTCGACCGGACGCGGGCCCGAGCGTGGGCCGTGCAGGTCCACTACCACTGGGAAACCGCACTTCCACGGGGAACCGTCCTCGATGCGCTTGCCGAGGTCGCGGCCACACGGCACATCTCTCCAGCCAGATTGAGCTATGTCGTTGAACTGCTTGAACTTCTGCACCTCAGGCTCGAAGAGATCGACGCCCGAATCTCGGGCAATCTGGAAAACTGGAAGCTCTCCCGAATCTCTCGCATCGATCGGGCGATCATCCGGATCGCCAGCGTCGAGATACTCTACGTCGACGACGTGCATGCGAAGGTCGCGATCCAGGAGGCGGTGAGAATCGCGGACAGCTACGGCGGCGGCGATTCCCCAGGATTCGTCAACGGCGTCCTTGACGGCATCTACCGCCGAAGTGGGTAA
- a CDS encoding 6,7-dimethyl-8-ribityllumazine synthase, whose protein sequence is MSDARPKPAAFGDADLSGRRFTIVCARFNSEVTDGLLSGALRCLNELGAAPDSVRVHRVPGAWELPQACARVVSAAEADAVIALGCVVRGETQHFDYVCGRAALGLGALADAAPIPVTFGVLTADTMEQALARSGDDGKNKGREAAAAAAEMIAVFGRIGG, encoded by the coding sequence GTGAGCGATGCACGGCCGAAGCCTGCGGCCTTCGGGGACGCGGACCTCTCAGGGCGCCGTTTCACCATCGTCTGTGCTCGCTTCAATTCGGAGGTGACCGACGGTCTGCTTTCGGGCGCTCTCCGCTGCCTGAACGAGCTCGGAGCAGCTCCGGATTCCGTCCGCGTCCATCGCGTTCCGGGCGCTTGGGAGCTGCCGCAGGCCTGCGCTCGGGTGGTGTCGGCGGCCGAGGCGGACGCCGTCATCGCGCTCGGCTGCGTGGTCAGGGGCGAAACTCAGCACTTCGACTACGTGTGCGGCCGCGCCGCGCTCGGGTTGGGAGCCCTGGCCGACGCTGCCCCGATTCCGGTCACCTTCGGCGTGCTTACCGCAGACACGATGGAGCAGGCTCTGGCCCGTTCCGGAGACGACGGGAAAAACAAGGGCCGCGAAGCCGCCGCCGCCGCCGCCGAGATGATCGCCGTTTTCGGGCGGATCGGCGGTTAG